One Halorientalis litorea DNA segment encodes these proteins:
- the mfnA gene encoding tyrosine decarboxylase MfnA → MQRAEPQDFDRVLSSMCTQPHPAAREAAERFLATNPGDPGTYETVAELEDRAVELLGTVTGHPNPNGYVTSGGTEANIQAARIARNRADTDTPNMVAPESAHFSFTKAADLLGVELRRAPTDEDHCADVDAMAELVDGDTVLVAGVAGSTEYGRVDPIPALVDLAHDVDALCHVDAAWGGFVLPFTDHRWHFGHADIDTMTIDPHKMGQAAVPAGGFLTRSEDLLDELAVDTPYLESTSQATLTGTRSGAGVASAVAAMEELWPVGYREQYHTSMENAEWLAAELAARGHDVVEPDLPIVAADMTMPVTEDLRQRGWRISKTGAGEMRVVCMPHVTHSMLRSFVADLDWY, encoded by the coding sequence ATGCAGCGGGCCGAACCGCAAGACTTCGACCGCGTGCTCTCCTCGATGTGTACCCAGCCACATCCGGCGGCGCGCGAGGCGGCCGAACGGTTCCTCGCCACGAACCCCGGGGACCCCGGGACGTACGAGACGGTCGCCGAGTTGGAGGACCGGGCGGTCGAACTGCTCGGGACGGTCACCGGCCACCCGAACCCGAACGGCTACGTCACGAGCGGCGGCACCGAGGCCAACATCCAAGCGGCCCGCATCGCCCGCAACCGCGCCGACACGGACACGCCGAACATGGTCGCGCCCGAGAGCGCGCACTTCAGTTTCACCAAGGCCGCGGACCTGCTGGGCGTCGAACTGCGGCGCGCCCCCACCGACGAGGACCACTGTGCGGACGTGGACGCGATGGCCGAACTCGTCGACGGGGACACCGTTCTCGTCGCCGGCGTCGCCGGGTCGACGGAGTACGGGCGCGTCGACCCGATTCCGGCGTTGGTCGACCTCGCACACGACGTGGACGCGCTCTGTCACGTCGACGCGGCGTGGGGCGGGTTCGTCCTCCCGTTCACCGACCACCGCTGGCACTTCGGACACGCCGACATCGACACGATGACCATCGACCCGCACAAGATGGGGCAGGCGGCGGTCCCGGCGGGCGGCTTCCTCACCCGTTCAGAAGACCTACTCGACGAACTCGCGGTGGACACACCCTACCTCGAATCGACCTCGCAGGCGACGCTGACCGGCACCCGGAGCGGTGCGGGCGTCGCCTCCGCCGTGGCCGCGATGGAGGAGTTGTGGCCGGTCGGCTACCGCGAGCAGTACCACACCTCGATGGAGAACGCGGAGTGGTTGGCGGCGGAACTCGCCGCCCGCGGCCACGACGTGGTCGAACCGGACCTACCCATCGTCGCCGCCGACATGACGATGCCGGTCACCGAGGACCTCAGACAGCGCGGGTGGCGCATCTCAAAGACCGGTGCGGGTGAGATGCGCGTGGTGTGTATGCCCCACGTCACTCACTCTATGTTGCGGTCGTTCGTCGCGGACCTCGATTGGTACTGA
- a CDS encoding PhzF family phenazine biosynthesis protein, translating into MDTRQVLLVDAFTDEPMSGNPAGVVPDAAGLDGEQMGAIAAELGASETAFLLGSDEADRRVRYFTPATEVDLCGHATIASHAALFERGDIAAGEHSLETNVGTLTVTVEDDGTVWMTQDHPEISRVDASHDEVAAALGVDVAALEDVGADLPLAQSSTGLPFLMVPVNFIDHLRALDPDMAAIEALTEAVDATGVYAFTFDTLDRDATLHGRMFAPGAGVPEDPVTGTASGAAGAYLREYDAFDSLPDEMVFEQGHFVDRPGRVRVRVGAGVEVGGRAVTTLDGDLVVPESADDEIVEA; encoded by the coding sequence ATGGACACCCGACAGGTGCTGTTGGTCGACGCGTTCACCGACGAGCCGATGAGCGGCAATCCGGCCGGCGTCGTCCCCGACGCGGCGGGACTCGACGGCGAGCAGATGGGGGCTATCGCGGCCGAACTCGGGGCGAGCGAGACGGCGTTTCTCCTCGGTTCCGACGAGGCCGACCGACGGGTGCGGTACTTCACGCCAGCGACGGAAGTCGACCTCTGTGGGCACGCGACCATCGCCAGCCACGCCGCCCTCTTCGAGCGGGGAGACATCGCGGCCGGCGAACACAGCCTCGAAACGAACGTCGGGACGCTCACGGTCACCGTCGAAGACGACGGGACGGTGTGGATGACACAAGACCATCCGGAAATCAGCCGCGTCGACGCGTCCCACGACGAGGTGGCGGCGGCCCTCGGCGTCGACGTGGCGGCCCTCGAAGACGTGGGTGCGGACCTACCGCTGGCCCAGAGTTCCACGGGCCTGCCGTTCCTGATGGTCCCCGTGAACTTCATCGACCACCTGCGCGCGCTCGACCCGGACATGGCCGCCATCGAGGCTCTGACCGAGGCGGTCGACGCCACGGGCGTCTACGCCTTCACTTTCGACACGCTCGACCGGGACGCGACGCTCCACGGCCGGATGTTCGCGCCGGGAGCGGGCGTGCCCGAGGACCCGGTGACGGGGACGGCGAGCGGCGCGGCGGGCGCGTACTTGCGGGAGTACGACGCGTTCGACTCGCTGCCCGACGAGATGGTGTTCGAGCAAGGGCACTTCGTGGACCGACCCGGGCGCGTCCGAGTGCGGGTCGGTGCGGGCGTCGAGGTTGGCGGCCGAGCGGTGACCACGCTGGACGGGGACCTCGTGGTGCCCGAGTCGGCGGACGACGAGATAGTCGAGGCGTGA
- the ppsA gene encoding pyruvate, water dikinase, which yields MAVLWLDEIGADDLESVGGKAASLGELTAAGLPVPPGFVVTAGTYRRFIEETGIDEELFAAVDVDAEDSKALAEAEARAQELILETEMPEDLREEILAAYDDVGDGEAFVAVRSSATAEDLPDASFAGQQETFLNITAEDLLDRVKRCWASLFTQRATYYRQEQGFDHDVVDIAVVVQQMVAAEKSGVMFTSHPSTGEPRIIIEAAWGLGEGVVSGSVTPDNYTVDRESGEVTAVEVADKKTMFDKDPETGQTGEREVPEEKRTERVLDESEIDRLCELGERVEDHYDTPQDVEWAIYEGDVYMLQSRPITTISEESEAAASADGAGTTATQADEENVLLSGLGASPGIASGAVRIVDKLDQLDKVGEGDIIVTAMTTPDMVPAMKRAAGIVTSEGGMTSHAAIVARELGAPAVVGTGGATETLADDQMVTIDGDKGTIREGVETVEETEPIEEVRPQAPVKPMTATEVKVNVSIPEAAERAAATGADGVGLLRIEHMILSTNKTPERYIEDHGERAYIDEIVNGVRGVADEFYPRPVRVRTLDAPTDEFRQLQGGEDEPHEHNPMLGYRGIRRSLDRPDVFAHELEAFRRLFEMGYDNVEIMFPLVNDAEDVHRAKSLMTEAGIDPEKRSWGVMVETPAAALGIESMAEAGIDFASFGTNDLTQYTLAVDRNNENVADRFDELHPAVLDLIGRTIETCREHDVDTSICGQAGSKRQMVQFLVDEGISSISANIDAVRDVQHEVKRVEQKLLLDSVR from the coding sequence ATGGCTGTACTCTGGCTGGACGAAATCGGGGCGGACGACCTCGAATCGGTCGGCGGCAAGGCGGCCTCGCTGGGGGAGTTGACGGCCGCAGGCCTGCCGGTCCCCCCGGGATTCGTCGTAACCGCGGGCACGTACCGGCGGTTCATCGAGGAGACGGGCATCGACGAGGAACTGTTCGCGGCCGTCGACGTGGACGCAGAGGACTCGAAGGCACTCGCGGAAGCGGAGGCGCGCGCACAGGAACTCATTCTCGAAACGGAGATGCCCGAGGACCTTCGCGAGGAAATCCTCGCGGCCTACGACGACGTGGGCGACGGCGAGGCGTTCGTCGCCGTCCGTTCGTCGGCCACCGCCGAGGACCTGCCAGACGCCTCCTTCGCCGGCCAGCAGGAGACGTTCCTCAACATCACCGCCGAGGACCTGCTGGACCGCGTCAAGCGGTGCTGGGCGTCGCTGTTCACCCAGCGAGCGACGTACTACCGGCAGGAACAGGGCTTCGACCACGACGTGGTCGACATCGCCGTCGTCGTCCAGCAGATGGTCGCCGCCGAGAAGTCGGGCGTCATGTTCACGAGTCACCCCTCGACCGGCGAGCCGAGAATCATCATCGAGGCCGCGTGGGGACTCGGTGAGGGTGTCGTCTCCGGGTCGGTCACGCCCGACAACTACACCGTCGACCGCGAGAGCGGCGAGGTGACGGCCGTCGAGGTGGCCGACAAGAAGACGATGTTCGACAAGGACCCCGAGACCGGACAGACCGGCGAGCGGGAGGTTCCCGAGGAGAAACGGACCGAACGCGTGCTCGACGAATCCGAAATCGACCGCCTCTGTGAACTCGGGGAGCGCGTCGAGGACCACTACGACACGCCACAGGACGTGGAGTGGGCTATCTACGAGGGCGACGTGTACATGCTCCAGTCCCGCCCCATCACGACCATCTCCGAGGAGAGCGAGGCCGCCGCGTCCGCCGATGGGGCCGGCACGACAGCCACACAGGCCGACGAGGAGAACGTACTGCTCTCGGGCCTCGGCGCGAGTCCGGGCATCGCCTCCGGCGCGGTCCGCATCGTCGACAAACTCGACCAACTGGACAAAGTCGGCGAGGGCGACATCATCGTCACCGCGATGACGACGCCCGACATGGTGCCCGCGATGAAACGCGCCGCCGGTATCGTCACGAGCGAGGGCGGGATGACCTCCCACGCGGCCATCGTCGCCCGCGAACTCGGCGCGCCAGCCGTCGTCGGGACGGGCGGGGCCACCGAGACACTGGCGGACGACCAGATGGTCACCATCGACGGCGACAAGGGGACCATCCGCGAGGGCGTCGAGACAGTCGAGGAGACGGAACCCATCGAGGAGGTCCGGCCACAGGCACCCGTCAAGCCGATGACCGCGACGGAGGTCAAGGTCAACGTCTCGATTCCCGAGGCCGCCGAACGCGCCGCCGCCACCGGTGCGGACGGCGTGGGTCTGCTCCGCATCGAGCACATGATTCTCTCGACGAACAAGACGCCCGAGCGGTACATCGAGGACCACGGCGAGCGGGCCTACATCGACGAAATCGTCAACGGCGTCCGTGGCGTCGCCGACGAGTTCTACCCGCGTCCCGTCCGGGTCCGCACGCTCGACGCCCCTACCGACGAGTTCCGCCAGTTGCAGGGCGGCGAGGACGAACCACACGAACACAATCCGATGCTGGGGTACCGCGGCATCCGCCGGAGCCTCGACCGACCCGACGTGTTCGCCCACGAACTCGAAGCCTTCCGGCGACTGTTCGAGATGGGCTACGACAACGTCGAGATTATGTTCCCGCTGGTCAACGACGCCGAGGACGTCCACCGAGCCAAGTCACTCATGACGGAGGCTGGCATCGACCCCGAGAAGCGGTCGTGGGGTGTGATGGTCGAGACGCCCGCCGCCGCGCTCGGCATCGAGTCGATGGCCGAGGCGGGCATCGACTTCGCCTCCTTCGGGACGAACGACCTCACCCAGTACACGCTCGCAGTGGACCGGAACAACGAGAACGTCGCCGACCGGTTCGACGAACTCCACCCCGCCGTGTTGGACCTCATCGGACGCACCATCGAGACGTGCCGTGAGCACGACGTAGATACGAGCATCTGTGGGCAGGCCGGTTCGAAGCGGCAGATGGTCCAGTTCCTCGTCGACGAGGGCATCTCCTCCATCTCGGCCAACATCGACGCCGTGCGGGACGTGCAACACGAGGTCAAGCGCGTCGAGCAGAAACTCCTGCTCGACTCCGTACGCTGA
- a CDS encoding segregation/condensation protein A, with product MTRDGERNESADAGDDGTIPLDIAGHEDRDPPGDGDASSLFGADGDGGEGDTDAAADDEDEAEVQPVEVLVQLAKDGEIEPWDIDIVTVTDKFLDRLDEADLRTSGRALFYASVLLRMKSDVMLNGDEEAEEPAEEPWEAAMDGDAPVEPSGDPFAALDAEMDRRLDRKRARGMPQTLDELVRDLREAERDSRWKESREYDTSDSPGTYQRGTQELDYRAGDDFRMDDEPTAADVTGTAHTEDIDAVIDDVYTACLERWEAGRDEVLYAEIDDAGGSRVETFLGLLFLSHRGQVRLQQDDLFGDLWVQDPNAATGSEEAIAD from the coding sequence ATGACTAGGGACGGCGAGCGAAACGAGTCGGCCGACGCGGGAGACGACGGAACCATTCCGCTCGACATCGCCGGCCACGAGGACCGCGACCCGCCCGGTGACGGCGACGCCTCGTCGCTGTTCGGGGCGGACGGCGACGGTGGGGAAGGAGACACCGACGCGGCGGCCGACGACGAGGACGAGGCGGAGGTCCAACCCGTCGAGGTGTTGGTGCAACTCGCCAAGGACGGCGAAATCGAGCCGTGGGACATCGACATCGTGACCGTGACGGACAAGTTCCTCGACCGGTTGGACGAGGCGGACCTGCGGACCTCCGGGCGGGCACTGTTCTACGCGAGCGTCCTGTTGCGGATGAAAAGCGACGTGATGCTGAACGGCGACGAGGAGGCCGAGGAACCCGCCGAAGAGCCGTGGGAGGCCGCGATGGACGGCGACGCGCCGGTCGAACCGTCGGGTGACCCGTTCGCCGCGTTGGACGCCGAGATGGACCGGCGACTGGACCGCAAGCGCGCCCGCGGGATGCCACAGACGCTCGACGAACTCGTCCGTGACCTGCGCGAGGCCGAACGCGACTCGCGGTGGAAGGAGTCCCGCGAGTACGACACCAGCGACTCGCCGGGCACCTATCAGCGCGGGACGCAGGAACTCGACTACCGGGCGGGCGACGACTTCCGGATGGACGACGAACCGACGGCCGCCGACGTGACCGGAACGGCCCACACCGAGGACATCGACGCCGTCATCGACGACGTGTACACCGCGTGTCTGGAACGTTGGGAGGCGGGCCGGGACGAGGTGTTGTACGCCGAAATCGACGACGCGGGCGGGTCCCGGGTCGAAACCTTCCTCGGGTTGCTCTTTCTCTCCCACCGCGGGCAGGTCCGCCTCCAGCAGGACGACCTGTTCGGCGACCTCTGGGTACAGGACCCCAACGCGGCGACCGGTTCGGAAGAAGCCATCGCCGACTGA
- a CDS encoding SDR family oxidoreductase has product MSELPTLDGQSAIVTGASAGIGRATAHELAAAGANVVLAARSADTLEAIAADITEEYGVEAVAVPTDVQDEHAVDALVETTVEAFGGLDVLVNNAGLARGGAVADMTTDEYRTMMHTNVDGSFFTTRAALPHLEDSEGTLVFVASFAGEYPRPVNPVYAASKWWVRGFAKSLSGQVGGDVAVTLVNPSEVRSQFGAEYGTPYAEKYDPGEVTEPEEVARAIVFAARQSPSMIHELDITRRDKFELFGGR; this is encoded by the coding sequence ATGTCTGAGTTACCGACCCTCGACGGGCAGAGTGCCATCGTCACCGGTGCGAGTGCCGGCATCGGCCGTGCGACGGCACACGAACTGGCCGCGGCCGGGGCGAACGTCGTCCTCGCCGCCCGGAGCGCGGACACGCTCGAGGCCATCGCGGCCGACATCACCGAGGAGTACGGCGTCGAGGCCGTCGCCGTCCCGACGGACGTACAGGACGAACACGCCGTCGACGCGCTGGTCGAAACCACCGTGGAGGCGTTCGGCGGCCTCGACGTTCTCGTGAACAACGCGGGGCTGGCCCGTGGCGGGGCGGTTGCGGACATGACCACCGACGAGTATCGGACGATGATGCACACCAACGTCGACGGGAGTTTCTTCACGACTCGGGCCGCCCTCCCGCACCTCGAAGACAGCGAGGGGACGCTCGTGTTCGTCGCCAGTTTCGCCGGCGAGTATCCGCGCCCGGTCAACCCCGTCTACGCCGCCAGCAAGTGGTGGGTTCGCGGGTTCGCCAAGAGCCTCTCGGGACAGGTCGGCGGCGACGTGGCCGTCACGCTCGTGAACCCCTCGGAAGTGCGCAGTCAGTTCGGAGCCGAGTACGGCACCCCCTACGCCGAGAAGTACGACCCCGGCGAGGTGACGGAACCGGAGGAAGTCGCACGGGCCATCGTCTTCGCTGCCCGGCAGTCCCCGTCGATGATACACGAACTCGACATCACGCGCCGTGACAAGTTCGAGCTCTTCGGCGGCCGTTAG
- the smc gene encoding chromosome segregation protein SMC, with product MHIKELVLDNFKSFGRKTRIPFYEDFTTVSGPNGSGKSNIIDAILFTLGLARTSGIRAEKLTDLIYNPGHQDGDRETTEEREASVEVILDNGDGTLPRSAVVNAAGTEDVGDVDEISVKRRVKETEDNYYSYYYINGRSVNLSDIQDLLAQAGVAPEGYNVVMQGDVTEIINMTPGARRGIIDEIAGVAEFDAKKEDAFEELEVVEEHIEEAELRIEEKQSRLDQLEDERETALEYQDLRDEKEEYESYRKAAELEDKREERAAVTDDIAALEAELDDLQRELDERQGKVVRLEEDLADLNAEIERKGEDEQLEIKREIEEVKGEIARLEDAIESAEEKIAAAETERREAFVSIDRKQEEIDDLEADIRETKVAKSSLKAEIQEKETDLADIEAKIEEVGAEFEEVKEELDEKRAAVEAAKSEKNDLQREQDRLLDEARRRSNQQREKEAAIEEAEARVPDIEAEIEDLEAELEKARKNQQTITSVVKDLKAEKRELQSDLDDIEDDISAKQQEYAQLEAKAGSDGDSSYGRAVTTILNADRQGVHGTVGQLGGVDPEYATACETAAGGRLAHVVVNDDSVGQQCIEYLKSRQAGRATFLPLTEIHQRSLPSLPAHDGVVDFAYNLVDFDGEYAGVFSYVLGDTVVVEDMETARELMGDYRMVTLDGDLVEKSGAMTGGSSSGTRYSFSGGAGKLERVAQRINELEDERQSIRSDLRDVEDRLDDARDRKTDATEQVRDIEAEIESLESEREDIGERIDRLEAELADIEDQREEVSDRMDDLEADIEERTADIEAIEADIDELESEIEDSQLPELTSEADEVRADIDELEDDLDALDADLNELQLEKQYAEEAIEDLHDDIEDAQNRKAEQEERVADLETQVAEQEDVLDEKEAAVAELEAELSDLKDEREELKSDLADATAARDEQQAAVERVESDLADCREEKERLDWEIDELEGQVGDYDPEEVPDHEEVASEIDRLEREMEKLEPVNMLAIEEYDDVAEDLAELEDKKGTLVEEADGIRDRIDTYEAKKKATFMDAYESINAEFEDIFERLSNGTGTLHLEDEDDPFEGGLTMKAQPKDKPIQRLNAMSGGEKSLTALAFIFAIQRHNPAPFYALDEVDAFLDAANAEMVGEMVDELAGDAQFVVVSHRSAMLERSERAIGVTMQDDNVSAVTGIDLSSVGDGDGDEEVIADD from the coding sequence ATGCACATCAAAGAGCTCGTCCTCGACAATTTCAAGAGTTTCGGCCGGAAGACGCGCATCCCGTTTTACGAGGACTTCACCACCGTCAGCGGCCCGAACGGTTCCGGGAAATCGAACATCATCGACGCGATTCTGTTTACGCTCGGACTGGCCCGTACCTCCGGTATCCGGGCCGAGAAGCTGACCGATTTGATATACAACCCCGGGCACCAGGACGGCGACAGGGAGACCACCGAGGAGCGCGAGGCCAGCGTCGAGGTCATCCTCGACAACGGCGACGGGACGCTCCCACGGTCGGCCGTCGTCAACGCCGCCGGCACCGAGGACGTGGGTGACGTGGACGAAATCAGCGTCAAACGCCGCGTCAAGGAGACCGAGGACAACTACTACTCCTATTACTACATCAACGGCCGCTCTGTCAACCTCTCCGACATTCAGGATCTCCTCGCACAGGCAGGGGTCGCACCCGAGGGCTACAACGTCGTGATGCAGGGCGACGTGACCGAAATCATCAACATGACACCCGGCGCGCGGCGGGGTATCATCGACGAGATAGCTGGCGTCGCGGAGTTCGACGCCAAGAAGGAAGACGCCTTCGAGGAGTTGGAAGTCGTCGAGGAACACATCGAGGAAGCCGAGTTGCGCATCGAGGAGAAGCAGAGCCGCCTCGACCAACTCGAAGACGAACGCGAGACGGCCCTGGAGTATCAGGACCTCCGCGACGAGAAAGAGGAGTACGAGTCCTATCGGAAGGCCGCCGAACTGGAAGACAAACGCGAGGAGCGCGCGGCAGTCACGGACGACATCGCGGCGTTGGAGGCCGAACTCGACGACCTCCAGCGTGAACTCGACGAACGGCAGGGCAAGGTCGTCCGTCTCGAAGAGGACCTCGCGGACCTCAACGCCGAAATCGAGCGCAAGGGCGAGGACGAACAACTCGAAATCAAGCGGGAAATCGAGGAGGTCAAAGGGGAAATCGCCCGCCTCGAAGACGCAATCGAGAGTGCCGAGGAGAAAATCGCGGCCGCCGAGACCGAACGCCGCGAGGCGTTCGTCAGTATCGACCGGAAACAGGAGGAGATAGACGACCTCGAAGCCGACATCCGCGAGACGAAGGTCGCCAAATCTTCGCTGAAAGCCGAGATTCAGGAGAAAGAGACCGACCTCGCGGACATCGAGGCCAAAATAGAGGAGGTCGGCGCGGAGTTCGAGGAGGTCAAGGAGGAACTCGACGAGAAGCGGGCCGCCGTCGAGGCGGCGAAAAGCGAGAAAAACGACCTCCAACGCGAGCAGGATCGCCTGCTCGACGAGGCCCGACGACGCTCGAACCAGCAACGCGAGAAAGAGGCGGCCATCGAGGAGGCGGAGGCCCGAGTGCCCGACATCGAGGCCGAAATCGAGGACCTCGAAGCCGAACTCGAGAAGGCCCGGAAGAACCAGCAGACCATCACCAGCGTGGTGAAAGACCTCAAAGCCGAGAAGCGGGAACTGCAGTCGGACTTGGACGACATCGAGGACGACATCTCGGCGAAACAGCAGGAGTACGCCCAACTCGAAGCGAAGGCCGGGTCGGACGGAGACTCCTCGTACGGTCGAGCGGTGACGACCATCCTGAACGCGGACCGGCAGGGCGTCCACGGCACCGTCGGGCAGTTGGGCGGCGTCGACCCCGAGTACGCCACGGCCTGTGAGACGGCGGCCGGTGGCCGGTTGGCACACGTCGTCGTGAACGACGACAGCGTCGGTCAGCAGTGCATCGAGTACCTGAAGTCGCGGCAGGCCGGGCGCGCGACGTTCCTGCCCTTGACGGAAATTCACCAGCGGTCGCTCCCGTCGCTCCCCGCCCACGACGGCGTCGTCGACTTCGCGTACAACCTCGTGGACTTCGACGGGGAGTACGCCGGCGTGTTCTCCTACGTCTTGGGCGACACGGTGGTCGTCGAGGACATGGAGACCGCCCGCGAGTTGATGGGCGACTACCGGATGGTGACCCTCGACGGTGACCTCGTGGAGAAGTCCGGCGCGATGACTGGCGGGTCCTCCTCGGGGACGCGGTACTCGTTCTCCGGCGGGGCGGGGAAGTTGGAGCGGGTCGCACAGCGTATCAACGAACTCGAAGACGAACGCCAGTCCATCCGGTCGGACCTCCGGGACGTGGAGGACCGACTGGACGACGCCCGCGACCGCAAGACGGACGCGACCGAGCAGGTGCGGGACATCGAAGCCGAAATCGAGTCGCTGGAGAGCGAACGCGAGGACATCGGTGAGCGAATCGATCGCCTCGAAGCGGAACTGGCCGACATCGAGGACCAGCGTGAGGAGGTCTCGGACCGGATGGACGACCTCGAAGCCGACATCGAGGAGCGGACGGCCGACATCGAGGCCATCGAGGCAGACATCGACGAGTTGGAGAGCGAAATCGAGGACTCGCAACTGCCCGAACTGACCAGCGAGGCGGACGAGGTGCGGGCCGACATCGACGAGTTGGAGGACGACCTCGACGCTCTCGACGCCGACCTCAACGAACTCCAACTCGAAAAGCAGTACGCCGAGGAGGCAATCGAGGACCTCCACGACGACATCGAGGACGCACAGAACCGCAAGGCAGAACAGGAAGAACGCGTCGCAGACCTCGAAACCCAGGTCGCCGAACAGGAGGACGTGCTCGACGAGAAGGAGGCGGCCGTCGCGGAACTCGAAGCCGAACTCTCGGACCTCAAAGACGAACGCGAGGAGTTGAAGTCGGACCTCGCGGACGCGACGGCGGCCCGCGACGAACAGCAGGCCGCCGTCGAGAGGGTCGAGAGCGACCTCGCGGACTGTCGCGAGGAGAAAGAGCGTCTCGACTGGGAGATAGACGAACTGGAGGGGCAGGTCGGCGACTACGACCCCGAGGAAGTCCCGGACCACGAGGAGGTGGCGAGCGAAATCGACCGCCTCGAACGCGAGATGGAGAAACTCGAACCGGTCAACATGCTCGCAATCGAGGAGTACGACGACGTGGCCGAGGACTTGGCGGAGTTAGAGGACAAGAAGGGGACGCTGGTCGAGGAGGCCGACGGCATCCGCGACCGCATCGACACCTACGAGGCCAAAAAGAAGGCGACGTTCATGGACGCCTACGAGAGCATCAACGCGGAGTTCGAGGACATCTTCGAGCGACTCTCGAACGGGACCGGGACGCTGCACCTCGAAGACGAGGACGACCCCTTCGAGGGTGGCCTGACGATGAAGGCCCAACCGAAGGACAAGCCCATCCAGCGGCTGAACGCGATGTCCGGCGGCGAGAAGTCCCTGACCGCGCTCGCGTTCATCTTCGCCATCCAGCGACACAACCCCGCGCCGTTCTACGCGCTGGACGAGGTGGACGCCTTCCTCGACGCCGCCAACGCGGAGATGGTCGGCGAGATGGTCGACGAACTCGCGGGCGACGCGCAGTTCGTCGTCGTCTCGCATCGCTCGGCGATGCTCGAACGGTCCGAGCGCGCCATCGGCGTCACGATGCAGGACGACAACGTCTCCGCCGTCACCGGTATCGACCTGAGTTCGGTCGGCGATGGGGACGGCGACGAGGAAGTGATAGCCGATGACTAG
- a CDS encoding DUF7518 family protein — translation MASGNHVEELESRVRELEATVDGLTDELVECKVRIRELENVVDAEIGLDNIDTVTGSDAGAGESQSDSADDGASGVQVADESTPGPEAAEASKSEGSEEADKTEADDGDSDIIIA, via the coding sequence ATGGCGAGCGGCAATCACGTCGAGGAACTCGAATCGCGCGTCAGGGAACTCGAAGCCACCGTGGACGGCCTGACGGACGAGCTCGTGGAGTGCAAGGTCCGCATCCGCGAGTTGGAGAACGTCGTCGACGCCGAAATCGGTCTCGACAACATCGACACCGTCACCGGCAGTGACGCCGGAGCCGGCGAGTCCCAGAGCGACTCGGCGGACGACGGCGCGAGCGGCGTCCAAGTCGCAGACGAGTCGACACCGGGGCCAGAGGCAGCCGAAGCGTCTAAATCGGAGGGCTCCGAGGAAGCGGACAAGACTGAGGCCGACGACGGCGACTCGGACATCATCATCGCCTGA